The following nucleotide sequence is from Halomonas chromatireducens.
CCAGCAGCTCGGCAATGGTCTGGTAGAGCATCGGCGGAATGCGTTCATCAAGGTCCAGGCCCATCAGCAGCGCTACCAGTTCAGGGGCATCATGAACATAGATTCCCTGCCGCTTAGCCTCGGCCAGAATCCGGTCAGCCATATCGCCATAGCCTTTCGCCATGACCCGGGGCGCGTCATCACCGTCCCGGTACGCCAGGGCAATTGCCTGCCGACGCTTCTCAGGTCCTTTCTCCGTCACTGGGACCCTCCTCGCCCAAGTGCCGAACGTCGATCAGCACCGTCGACATGCCGGCCGCTTTCAAGCGCTCCTCGAGCCTTACGACACCCCGCTGCAGTGTCACCAAG
It contains:
- a CDS encoding EscU/YscU/HrcU family type III secretion system export apparatus switch protein — its product is MTEKGPEKRRQAIALAYRDGDDAPRVMAKGYGDMADRILAEAKRQGIYVHDAPELVALLMGLDLDERIPPMLYQTIAELLVWVYELSDTSQER